A DNA window from Pseudomonas wuhanensis contains the following coding sequences:
- a CDS encoding sigma-70 family RNA polymerase sigma factor: protein MLENYYRELVCFLNAKLGNRQVAEDVVHDAYLRVLERSSDTPIEQPRAFLYRTALNLVIDDHRRNALRQVESLDVLDSEERYFTPSPHNSIDHGQRLDMLQRALAELPRLCRESFLLRKIDGLSHPQIAEHLGISRALVEKHIVNAMKHCRVRMRQWDAH from the coding sequence ATGTTGGAAAACTACTATCGCGAGCTGGTGTGTTTCCTGAACGCCAAGCTAGGCAACCGTCAGGTGGCCGAAGATGTGGTGCATGACGCTTATCTGCGGGTACTGGAGCGTTCCAGTGACACGCCGATCGAACAACCCCGCGCGTTTCTTTATCGCACCGCGCTCAATCTGGTGATCGACGACCACCGACGCAATGCCTTGCGGCAGGTCGAATCCCTGGACGTGCTCGACAGCGAAGAGCGCTATTTCACGCCATCCCCCCACAACAGTATCGATCACGGTCAACGCCTGGACATGCTTCAGCGCGCACTGGCGGAGTTGCCACGGCTGTGTCGCGAGAGTTTTCTTTTGCGCAAGATCGATGGCTTGTCGCACCCGCAAATCGCCGAGCACCTGGGTATTTCCCGGGCGCTGGTGGAAAAGCACATCGTCAATGCCATGAAGCATTGCCGGGTGCGCATGCGCCAGTGGGATGCACACTGA
- a CDS encoding efflux RND transporter periplasmic adaptor subunit: MKRPRPTRRALFVALCLIPAVAFAAWQVIPPGREKLATTLVTRADIENSVTALGTLQPRRYVDVGAQASGQIQKIHVEAGDQVKEGQLLVEIDPSTQKAKLDAGRFSIDNLKAQLQEQRAQHDLAREKYQRQQHLKAGGATREEDVQTARAEVRATQARIDRFQAQIRQAQASLRSDEAELGYTRIYAPMSGTVVAVGAREGQTLNAQQQTPLILRIARLSPMTVWAEVSEADIGQVKPGMTAWFTTLSGGSRRWSSTVRQILPVPPRPLEQTQGSPTSGRSGSERVVLYTVLLDVDNADNALMTDMTAQVFFVARQAQNVLTVPTAALQNGTAADRQVAQVVAANGEVQRREVRTGISDRLRTQILDGLAEGDHVLSAPLTGSGG; this comes from the coding sequence ATGAAACGTCCCCGCCCTACCCGACGCGCCCTGTTTGTCGCCCTGTGCCTGATCCCCGCCGTAGCCTTCGCCGCCTGGCAAGTGATCCCGCCGGGGCGTGAAAAACTCGCCACCACCCTCGTAACCCGCGCCGATATCGAAAACAGCGTGACTGCCCTCGGCACCCTGCAACCGCGACGTTACGTCGACGTCGGCGCCCAGGCGTCCGGGCAGATCCAGAAGATTCATGTCGAGGCCGGCGATCAGGTCAAGGAAGGCCAACTGCTGGTAGAGATCGATCCCTCGACCCAGAAAGCCAAACTCGACGCCGGGCGCTTTTCCATCGACAACCTCAAGGCCCAGTTGCAAGAGCAGCGCGCCCAGCACGACCTGGCGCGGGAAAAATATCAGCGCCAGCAGCACCTCAAGGCTGGCGGCGCCACCCGCGAAGAAGACGTGCAGACCGCCCGCGCCGAAGTGCGGGCGACCCAGGCGCGCATCGACCGGTTCCAGGCGCAGATTCGTCAAGCCCAGGCCAGTTTGCGCAGCGATGAAGCGGAGCTCGGTTACACACGGATCTACGCGCCGATGTCCGGCACGGTGGTCGCGGTCGGCGCCCGGGAAGGCCAGACGCTCAACGCCCAACAACAGACGCCACTGATATTGCGCATTGCCCGGTTGTCACCGATGACCGTGTGGGCCGAGGTTTCGGAGGCCGATATCGGCCAGGTCAAACCCGGCATGACCGCCTGGTTCACCACCCTCAGCGGTGGCAGCCGGCGCTGGAGCAGCACCGTGCGGCAGATTCTGCCGGTGCCGCCGCGCCCGCTCGAACAGACGCAGGGCAGCCCCACCAGCGGTCGCAGCGGCAGCGAACGAGTAGTGCTCTACACCGTGCTGCTGGATGTCGACAATGCCGACAACGCCTTGATGACCGACATGACCGCCCAGGTATTTTTCGTCGCCCGGCAGGCGCAGAACGTGCTGACGGTGCCCACCGCGGCCCTGCAAAACGGCACCGCGGCAGATCGCCAAGTGGCGCAAGTGGTGGCGGCCAACGGCGAGGTTCAGCGCCGCGAGGTTCGCACCGGAATCAGCGACCGGTTACGCACGCAGATTCTCGACGGGCTGGCGGAAGGCGATCACGTGCTGAGCGCTCCGCTTACCGGCAGCGGAGGCTGA
- a CDS encoding MacB family efflux pump subunit: MQTPLIDLRQIRKAYGGGDSPLVEVLRGIDLSIHAGEFVAIVGASGSGKSTLMNILGCLDRPTSGDYLFAGENVAGLGSDELAWLRREAFGFVFQGYHLIPSGSAQENVEMPAIYAGTPAHERHARAAALLERLGLGSRTGNRPHQLSGGQQQRVSIARALMNGGHIILADEPTGALDSHSGAEVMSLLDELASQGHVVILITHDREVAKRANRVIEIRDGLIISDTATSPSAEPRTARPGALQAVDLRQRLSAGSEANGAWKGELLDAVQAAWRVMWINRFRTALTLLGIVIGVASVVVMLAVGEGSKRQVMAQMGAFGSNIIYLSGAAPNPRTPPGIITLDDVAALANLPQVQRIMPVNGSTAGVRFGNADHTSYVGGNDTNFPSIFNWPVVQGSYFTQADEDSAAAVAVIGHKVREKLFKDLTDPIGQYILIENVPFQVLGVLAEKGSSSGDSDSDNRIAVPYSAASVRLFGSRNPEYVVIAAKDARKVKEAEQAIEQTMLREHKGKRDFELTNNAAMIQAEARTQGMLSLMLGSIAAISLLVGGIGVMNIMLMTVRERTREIGIRMATGARQRDILRQFLTEAVMLSVVGGLAGVGLALLVGGVLLLSNVAVAFQLFAVLGAFGCALVTGVIFGFMPARKAARLDPVTALTSE; the protein is encoded by the coding sequence ATGCAAACGCCCCTGATTGACCTGCGACAGATCCGCAAAGCCTACGGCGGTGGCGACAGCCCCCTGGTAGAAGTGCTGCGCGGCATCGACCTGTCGATCCATGCCGGCGAATTCGTCGCCATTGTCGGTGCTTCCGGTTCCGGCAAATCGACCCTGATGAACATCCTCGGTTGCCTCGACCGCCCCACCAGTGGCGACTACCTGTTCGCCGGGGAAAACGTCGCTGGCCTGGGCAGTGACGAACTGGCGTGGCTACGGCGCGAGGCCTTCGGCTTCGTGTTTCAGGGTTACCACCTGATCCCGTCCGGATCGGCCCAGGAAAACGTCGAGATGCCGGCCATCTACGCCGGCACCCCGGCGCACGAACGCCATGCCCGCGCGGCGGCCCTGCTCGAACGCCTCGGCCTGGGCTCGCGCACCGGCAACCGTCCACACCAGCTCTCCGGTGGTCAGCAGCAACGGGTGTCAATCGCCCGAGCCTTGATGAACGGCGGACACATCATCCTCGCCGACGAACCCACCGGCGCCCTCGACAGCCATAGCGGCGCCGAAGTCATGAGCCTGCTCGACGAACTGGCCAGCCAGGGGCACGTGGTGATCCTGATCACCCACGACCGCGAAGTGGCCAAACGCGCCAACCGGGTCATCGAAATCCGCGACGGTCTGATCATCAGCGACACCGCCACCAGCCCCTCGGCCGAACCGCGCACGGCCCGTCCCGGCGCGCTGCAAGCCGTGGACCTGCGCCAGCGCCTGAGTGCCGGCAGCGAAGCCAATGGCGCCTGGAAAGGCGAATTGCTGGACGCGGTTCAGGCGGCCTGGCGGGTGATGTGGATCAACCGCTTCCGCACCGCCCTGACGCTGCTGGGGATTGTGATTGGCGTGGCGTCGGTGGTGGTGATGCTGGCGGTGGGCGAAGGCAGCAAGCGACAGGTGATGGCGCAGATGGGCGCCTTCGGTTCCAACATCATTTACCTCAGCGGCGCCGCGCCCAATCCGCGTACGCCGCCCGGGATCATTACCCTCGACGACGTCGCCGCGCTCGCCAACCTGCCCCAGGTGCAGCGGATCATGCCGGTCAACGGCTCGACGGCGGGCGTGCGTTTCGGCAACGCCGATCACACCAGTTATGTGGGTGGCAACGACACCAACTTCCCGAGCATCTTCAATTGGCCGGTGGTTCAGGGCAGCTATTTCACCCAGGCCGACGAAGACAGCGCCGCCGCGGTTGCGGTGATCGGGCACAAGGTCAGGGAGAAGCTGTTCAAAGACCTGACCGATCCGATCGGCCAGTACATCCTGATTGAAAACGTACCGTTCCAGGTGCTCGGCGTGCTGGCGGAAAAAGGTTCCAGCTCCGGCGATTCCGACAGCGACAACCGTATCGCCGTGCCCTACTCGGCCGCCAGCGTGCGTCTGTTTGGCAGCCGCAATCCCGAGTATGTGGTGATCGCCGCCAAGGATGCGCGCAAGGTCAAGGAGGCTGAGCAGGCCATCGAACAAACGATGCTGCGCGAGCACAAGGGCAAGCGCGATTTCGAACTGACCAACAACGCCGCGATGATCCAGGCCGAGGCCCGCACCCAGGGCATGCTGTCATTGATGCTCGGTTCGATTGCAGCGATTTCGTTGCTGGTCGGCGGCATCGGTGTCATGAACATCATGCTGATGACCGTGCGCGAACGCACTCGGGAAATCGGTATTCGCATGGCCACCGGCGCCCGCCAGCGCGACATCCTGCGCCAGTTTCTCACCGAGGCGGTGATGCTCTCGGTGGTCGGCGGTCTCGCCGGGGTCGGCCTGGCATTGCTGGTTGGTGGCGTGTTGCTGCTGAGCAACGTCGCGGTCGCGTTCCAGTTGTTCGCCGTGCTCGGCGCCTTCGGTTGCGCCCTGGTCACCGGTGTCATCTTCGGCTTCATGCCTGCCCGCAAGGCTGCCCGGCTCGATCCGGTCACGGCCCTTACCAGTGAATGA
- a CDS encoding efflux transporter outer membrane subunit: MKVPLTLLAASLLLAACSNPAPRPDSGLQPPAAWQSPNTSAAAHSNRQWWTQFGSPQLNQLIEQARVGSHDLAAAVARVQQAQASATIAGAPLLPELKAGLNANRQRLLHGKGYSQLDVTPTNRSLDYYDAALSASYEIDFWGGKRAARDSALLGLQASEFDRATVELTLQSGVANSYTQALSLREQQRIAELNLANAQSVLRWVQTRYHAGSATALELAQQKSLVAEQQRKLPLVQQQAREARITLAALLGQPVQALTLTEQPFDQLRWPDIASGVPSELLSRRPDIASAEAKLAAAQADVTVARAAMLPTLTLTASLGTGADLASDLLRTTFYNLSSGLVAPIFNNGRLSATRDKATARQQELLETYRGAIINGFADVEKALNGIRGLDEQRQWQAEELSQAQTAFDIAQSRYRAGAEDLLTVLQTQRTLYAAQDMNVQLRLSRLQASIALYKALGGGWQVL, from the coding sequence ATGAAAGTGCCCCTGACCCTTCTGGCCGCCAGCCTGTTGCTGGCCGCCTGCAGCAACCCTGCGCCGCGCCCCGACAGCGGCCTGCAACCACCCGCTGCCTGGCAATCACCGAACACTTCAGCCGCCGCACACAGCAACCGGCAATGGTGGACGCAGTTCGGCAGCCCGCAACTCAATCAACTGATCGAACAGGCACGGGTGGGCAGCCACGATCTGGCTGCCGCCGTCGCCCGGGTGCAGCAGGCCCAGGCCAGCGCCACCATTGCCGGCGCCCCGCTGCTGCCCGAACTCAAGGCCGGCCTCAACGCCAATCGCCAACGCTTGCTGCATGGCAAGGGCTACAGCCAACTGGACGTCACCCCCACTAATCGCTCGCTGGATTATTACGATGCCGCACTGAGCGCCAGCTATGAAATCGACTTCTGGGGCGGCAAACGGGCCGCCCGGGACAGTGCCCTGCTTGGCTTGCAGGCCAGTGAGTTCGACCGGGCCACCGTGGAGCTGACCTTGCAAAGCGGCGTGGCCAACAGCTACACCCAAGCCCTGTCGTTGCGTGAACAGCAGCGGATCGCCGAGCTGAACCTGGCCAACGCCCAAAGCGTTTTGCGATGGGTGCAGACCCGCTACCACGCCGGAAGCGCCACCGCACTGGAACTGGCTCAGCAAAAAAGCCTGGTGGCCGAACAGCAACGCAAACTGCCGCTGGTGCAGCAGCAGGCCCGGGAAGCCCGGATCACCCTCGCCGCCCTGCTCGGCCAACCGGTGCAGGCACTGACGCTGACCGAGCAGCCGTTCGATCAATTGCGTTGGCCAGACATCGCCAGCGGCGTGCCCAGTGAGCTGTTGAGTCGCCGCCCCGACATCGCTAGCGCCGAGGCAAAACTCGCCGCCGCCCAGGCCGACGTGACCGTCGCCCGCGCGGCGATGCTGCCCACCCTGACACTCACCGCCAGCCTGGGCACTGGTGCCGATCTGGCCTCGGATCTGTTGCGCACGACTTTTTACAACCTGTCCTCGGGGCTGGTGGCGCCGATCTTCAACAATGGTCGCCTCAGCGCCACTCGCGACAAAGCCACGGCGCGCCAACAGGAACTGCTGGAAACCTATCGCGGGGCAATCATCAACGGCTTTGCCGATGTAGAAAAAGCCCTCAACGGCATTCGCGGGCTGGACGAACAACGTCAGTGGCAAGCAGAGGAACTGAGCCAGGCGCAGACTGCTTTCGACATCGCCCAAAGCCGCTACCGGGCCGGCGCCGAAGACTTGCTCACAGTGCTGCAAACCCAGCGCACGCTGTATGCCGCCCAGGATATGAATGTGCAGCTGAGATTGTCGCGGTTGCAGGCCAGCATTGCGCTGTACAAGGCGTTGGGCGGGGGGTGGCAAGTCTTGTAG
- a CDS encoding PvdJ/PvdD/PvdP-like protein: MTISRRWFMAGLALTSAAVPAAFYAHRELTREKEPITPGEATVDLASTAGQQLADSLRGIWDIRFVGSDAGLDGLPQDGLELFLDIAHRGRGLRGCLDTGTHLRGEGQPCYQVIGDLAPATGAELYWRLMRTDAPLVAPVYEFKAKLDEVWAAFGNAGSGTFSGQVLSLNRPLGLPELDNRFIAIKRRFPEARERVALNPTFLAWLVSPEHRLFHQLWHASRDKWHKLSEKKREALRGIGWQPGPRDQERDARGPRKDRNGSGIDFFFMHRHMLGIARSMQDLPSWPAFPLPQPELERDRQGFARYFDNHDGNALPPTWLTEGDDEYTKWVSDIKAAETYHSNFQVWESQYRDPRYLSKLTLGQFGSEVELGLHDWLHMRWASVARDPSNEIPVPMARDQADFAARWYAPENDFLGDPFSSHVNPVFWRFHGWIDDRIEDWFRAHERFHPGELSRLEVNGVPWFAPGRWVEVGDPWLGPDTHGCSTTPGLQTGRSVEMDPETMKLALRITFGDEDKMSELFRKVPRRPWYARHLKVKGWPV, encoded by the coding sequence ATGACGATTTCTCGACGCTGGTTCATGGCGGGCCTGGCGCTCACGAGCGCTGCGGTGCCTGCCGCTTTTTATGCACATCGTGAGCTGACCCGGGAAAAGGAACCGATCACGCCGGGGGAGGCCACGGTCGACCTGGCGAGCACCGCCGGGCAGCAACTGGCCGACAGCTTGCGCGGAATCTGGGACATTCGTTTTGTCGGCAGCGATGCCGGGCTCGATGGCTTGCCGCAGGACGGGCTGGAGCTGTTTCTCGACATCGCTCATCGCGGGCGCGGGTTGCGCGGTTGCCTGGACACCGGCACTCACCTGCGCGGGGAAGGCCAGCCGTGCTATCAGGTCATCGGCGATCTGGCACCGGCCACTGGCGCTGAACTGTACTGGCGACTGATGCGCACTGATGCCCCGCTGGTGGCGCCGGTGTATGAGTTCAAGGCAAAGCTCGATGAAGTATGGGCGGCTTTCGGCAACGCCGGCAGTGGCACATTCAGCGGTCAGGTGCTGAGCCTGAATCGCCCGTTGGGTTTGCCCGAACTCGACAATCGCTTTATCGCCATCAAGCGCCGGTTTCCCGAAGCGCGGGAGCGAGTCGCCCTCAACCCGACGTTTCTGGCGTGGCTGGTGTCTCCCGAGCATCGATTGTTTCATCAGCTCTGGCACGCGTCCCGGGACAAATGGCACAAGCTCTCGGAGAAAAAACGCGAGGCGTTGCGCGGTATCGGCTGGCAACCCGGCCCACGGGACCAGGAGCGTGATGCCCGTGGCCCGCGCAAGGACCGCAACGGTTCGGGCATCGATTTCTTCTTCATGCACCGGCACATGCTCGGCATCGCCCGGTCCATGCAGGATTTGCCTTCATGGCCGGCGTTCCCCTTGCCGCAACCGGAGCTTGAGCGTGATCGCCAAGGCTTCGCGCGCTATTTCGACAATCACGATGGCAATGCCTTGCCACCGACCTGGTTGACCGAAGGCGACGACGAATACACCAAGTGGGTCAGCGACATCAAAGCCGCCGAGACCTATCACAGCAACTTCCAGGTCTGGGAGTCGCAATACCGGGATCCGCGTTATCTGTCGAAACTGACCCTCGGCCAGTTCGGTTCGGAGGTCGAACTGGGCCTGCACGATTGGCTGCACATGCGCTGGGCGTCGGTGGCCAGGGATCCGTCCAACGAGATACCGGTGCCGATGGCCCGGGATCAGGCCGACTTCGCGGCGCGTTGGTATGCCCCGGAAAACGACTTTCTCGGCGATCCGTTTTCGTCCCACGTCAACCCGGTGTTCTGGCGTTTCCACGGCTGGATCGACGATCGCATCGAAGACTGGTTCCGCGCCCATGAGCGTTTTCATCCTGGCGAACTGAGCCGCCTGGAGGTCAACGGTGTGCCGTGGTTTGCGCCGGGGCGTTGGGTGGAAGTGGGCGATCCATGGCTCGGGCCGGACACCCACGGTTGCAGCACGACCCCGGGCCTGCAAACGGGTCGCTCGGTGGAAATGGACCCCGAAACCATGAAGCTGGCGTTGCGCATCACCTTTGGCGATGAAGACAAGATGAGCGAGCTGTTTCGCAAAGTGCCGCGACGGCCGTGGTATGCGCGGCATTTGAAGGTCAAGGGATGGCCGGTTTAA
- the pvdM gene encoding pyoverdine-tailoring dipeptidase-like protein PvdM — MTKTRSKKALYLGLPLALAISAGAGWLVWDHGFKDNPGYPVKVMKQATELQERILSFDSHITVPLNFGAHGNEADKDGSGQFDLIKANRGRLSGAALTVFGWPEMWNGPNAPHRPTDGFVEEARNQQEVRYKIISGLVRDFPNQVGIAYTPDDFRRLHGEGKFAIFISMLNAYPLSNDLSKLDLWAARGMRMFGFSYIGNNSWADSSRPLPFFNDSPDALDGLSDIGKQAVQRLNDLGVIIDVSQMSTKGLEQVAHLSRTPMVASHSAPRASVDIPRNLSDKELQLIKNSGGVVQVVGFSQYLKPLTQGTQNKLNALRARFDLPPLPNLAMALMPGDPIITAWSEQKLGQYASGLYAILEEEPKATLKDLGDAIDYTVRKVGIDHVGIASDFNDGGGIKGWENVGEIRNVTAELIQRGYSEADIAKLWGGNFLRVWEQVQKAAKPTLISRQETVKP; from the coding sequence ATGACAAAAACACGTTCGAAAAAAGCTCTGTACCTCGGCCTGCCACTGGCCCTGGCCATCAGCGCCGGCGCAGGCTGGCTGGTCTGGGATCATGGGTTCAAGGACAACCCCGGCTACCCGGTCAAGGTCATGAAACAGGCCACCGAACTGCAGGAGCGGATCCTTTCCTTCGACAGCCACATCACCGTCCCCCTGAACTTCGGCGCCCATGGCAATGAGGCCGACAAGGACGGTTCCGGGCAGTTCGACCTGATCAAGGCCAATCGCGGTCGACTGTCCGGCGCGGCCCTGACGGTGTTCGGCTGGCCGGAAATGTGGAACGGCCCGAATGCGCCCCACAGGCCCACCGACGGTTTCGTCGAAGAAGCGCGTAACCAACAGGAAGTGCGCTACAAAATCATCTCCGGGCTGGTTCGCGACTTTCCCAATCAGGTCGGCATCGCCTACACCCCCGACGACTTCCGACGCCTGCACGGCGAAGGCAAGTTTGCGATTTTCATCAGCATGCTCAACGCCTACCCGCTGAGCAATGACCTGAGCAAACTGGACCTGTGGGCCGCGCGCGGCATGCGCATGTTCGGCTTCAGCTACATCGGCAACAACAGTTGGGCCGATTCGTCACGACCGCTGCCGTTTTTCAACGACTCCCCCGATGCCCTCGATGGGCTGTCGGATATCGGCAAACAAGCGGTGCAGCGGCTCAACGATCTGGGCGTGATCATTGATGTGTCGCAGATGTCGACCAAGGGCCTGGAGCAAGTGGCGCACCTGAGCCGCACACCGATGGTGGCCTCGCACTCGGCGCCACGGGCCTCGGTGGACATCCCGCGCAACCTCAGCGACAAAGAGCTGCAACTGATCAAAAACAGCGGCGGCGTGGTGCAGGTGGTCGGTTTCTCGCAATACCTCAAACCGCTGACCCAAGGCACCCAGAACAAACTCAACGCCCTGCGCGCGCGCTTCGATCTGCCGCCATTGCCCAACCTGGCGATGGCGCTGATGCCGGGCGACCCGATCATCACTGCCTGGTCGGAACAGAAGCTCGGTCAATACGCCAGCGGCCTGTACGCCATTCTCGAAGAAGAACCCAAGGCCACGCTCAAGGACCTCGGCGACGCCATCGATTACACCGTGCGCAAGGTCGGCATCGACCACGTCGGCATCGCTTCGGACTTCAACGACGGCGGCGGCATCAAAGGCTGGGAAAATGTCGGCGAGATCCGCAACGTCACCGCCGAACTGATCCAGCGCGGTTATTCCGAAGCCGATATCGCCAAGCTCTGGGGCGGAAACTTCCTGCGGGTCTGGGAACAAGTGCAAAAAGCCGCGAAGCCTACGCTGATTTCTCGCCAGGAAACGGTCAAGCCATGA
- a CDS encoding aminotransferase class V-fold PLP-dependent enzyme, giving the protein MSDRRTFLKQAGILAAGLPLGASLGSPVAAAPLQALPRDKWAQLRQLFDQDPNCIHFANFLVTSHPKPVREAIDRHRAALDLNPGLAMDWDLGVTEQREENVRLWAGRYLQAKPTQIALTGSTTEGLAMIYGSVQVRPDQEILTTVHEHYSTNNILHFRNQRDGTRVRKIQLFEQPQSISADQVLDTINRNIRPETRVLGMTWVHSGSGVKLPISDIAGLVDEHNRQRDDKDRIVYVVDGVHGFGVEDLSFPAMNCDFFIAGTHKWMFGPRGTGIVCSRSEELKYVSPSVPTFSEATTFSTTMSPGGYHAFEHRWAVDEAFKLHLELGKADVQARIHQLNSYLKQRLLEQPGVELVTPVDPRFSAGFSFFRIKSQDSDAVAAHLMRNRIVCDAVSRDVGPVIRTAPGLLNTDAEVDRFIDVLGKKLRA; this is encoded by the coding sequence ATGAGTGACCGTCGGACCTTTCTGAAACAGGCCGGGATCCTCGCCGCCGGCCTGCCGTTGGGTGCCAGTCTCGGCTCACCGGTCGCCGCCGCGCCGCTGCAAGCCCTGCCCCGGGACAAATGGGCACAGCTGCGTCAGTTGTTCGACCAGGACCCGAACTGCATTCACTTCGCCAATTTTCTGGTGACCTCTCACCCCAAACCGGTGCGTGAGGCCATCGACCGTCACCGCGCCGCTCTCGATCTGAATCCCGGCCTTGCCATGGACTGGGACCTGGGCGTGACCGAGCAGCGCGAAGAAAACGTGCGGCTCTGGGCCGGTCGATATTTGCAGGCCAAACCGACCCAGATCGCCCTCACCGGCAGCACCACCGAAGGCCTGGCGATGATTTATGGCAGCGTGCAGGTGCGCCCCGATCAGGAAATCCTCACCACGGTTCACGAGCACTACTCCACGAACAACATCCTGCATTTTCGCAACCAGCGCGATGGCACCCGGGTGCGCAAGATTCAGTTGTTCGAGCAGCCACAGTCGATCTCGGCCGACCAGGTGCTGGATACCATCAACCGCAACATCCGTCCCGAGACCCGCGTGCTGGGCATGACCTGGGTGCACTCGGGCAGTGGCGTGAAGCTGCCGATCAGTGACATTGCCGGTCTCGTCGATGAACACAATCGCCAGCGCGACGACAAGGACCGGATCGTTTACGTGGTCGACGGCGTGCACGGCTTCGGCGTCGAAGACCTGAGCTTCCCGGCGATGAACTGCGACTTCTTTATTGCCGGCACCCACAAATGGATGTTCGGCCCCCGCGGCACCGGCATCGTTTGCAGCCGCAGCGAAGAGCTGAAATACGTCAGCCCCAGCGTGCCGACCTTCTCCGAAGCCACGACCTTTTCCACCACCATGTCCCCGGGCGGCTATCACGCTTTCGAACATCGCTGGGCCGTGGACGAAGCATTCAAATTGCACCTGGAGCTGGGCAAGGCCGACGTCCAGGCGCGCATCCATCAGCTCAACAGCTACCTCAAACAGCGGTTGCTGGAACAGCCGGGCGTCGAGCTGGTCACGCCGGTCGATCCAAGGTTTTCGGCGGGGTTCAGCTTCTTCCGGATCAAAAGTCAGGACAGCGATGCGGTGGCCGCCCACCTGATGCGAAACCGGATTGTCTGCGATGCGGTCAGTCGCGACGTCGGCCCGGTGATCCGCACCGCGCCCGGCCTGCTCAATACCGACGCCGAGGTAGACCGCTTCATCGATGTGCTTGGCAAAAAGCTTCGCGCATGA
- a CDS encoding formylglycine-generating enzyme family protein codes for MKTPHTFSALALTALLAGLLPGTAQAATPPAPGKVFKDCKDCPEMVVLPAGRYSMGTPADEVGHQPDEGPLHEVTFTRPFAISRFQVLAGEWDAYVRVTGNTPADFDDRPGRRCTAGKPSFKQTARHPAVCMNVAEAEGYIAWLSKKTGHAYRLPSESIREYAARAGSTGSFPFAFDEGADYQISKNANTYGAADGYNFTSPAGTFPANAFGVFDMHGNVYEWVADCYREDYVGVPTDGSPWLEQNCKRQVMRGNDWGEAPVFSRSGNRNSSLPTSSGDWLGFRVVREL; via the coding sequence ATGAAAACGCCCCACACGTTCTCCGCCCTGGCGCTGACCGCTTTGCTCGCCGGTCTGCTGCCCGGCACAGCCCAGGCCGCAACCCCGCCAGCCCCCGGCAAGGTGTTCAAGGACTGCAAAGACTGTCCGGAAATGGTCGTACTGCCCGCCGGCCGCTACAGCATGGGCACGCCAGCGGATGAAGTCGGCCACCAGCCCGATGAAGGCCCGCTGCATGAAGTGACCTTCACCCGCCCTTTCGCCATCAGCCGCTTCCAGGTACTGGCCGGCGAATGGGACGCGTACGTGCGCGTCACCGGCAACACCCCCGCCGACTTCGACGATCGGCCAGGCCGTCGCTGCACGGCCGGCAAACCCAGCTTCAAACAGACCGCGCGCCACCCTGCGGTGTGCATGAACGTGGCCGAAGCCGAGGGCTACATTGCCTGGCTGTCGAAGAAAACCGGTCATGCCTATCGCCTGCCCAGCGAGTCGATCCGTGAGTACGCCGCCCGCGCCGGCAGCACCGGGTCTTTCCCGTTTGCGTTCGATGAAGGCGCCGACTACCAGATCTCGAAAAACGCCAACACCTACGGCGCCGCCGACGGCTACAACTTCACCTCCCCGGCCGGCACGTTCCCGGCCAACGCCTTTGGCGTGTTCGACATGCACGGCAACGTGTACGAGTGGGTCGCCGATTGCTACCGCGAAGACTACGTCGGCGTACCCACCGACGGCAGCCCATGGCTGGAACAGAACTGCAAACGCCAGGTGATGCGCGGCAACGACTGGGGGGAGGCGCCAGTGTTTTCCCGCTCCGGCAATCGCAACAGCAGCCTGCCCACCAGCAGCGGCGACTGGCTGGGGTTTCGCGTAGTGCGTGAGCTCTGA